Proteins from a genomic interval of Rosa chinensis cultivar Old Blush chromosome 2, RchiOBHm-V2, whole genome shotgun sequence:
- the LOC112186951 gene encoding uncharacterized protein LOC112186951 isoform X2, with product MDDQIRSVYLTLHYSDTNGVGGLLHEIQIRKDGKVITKSTEDKPEPPSRKLFDETEISWVPLVFCERIASKLYILAGERYRAAEAGAKVAYIFDPKASGDLVKFNRPYIFATFPNIIAAHGRLYHLATLLAHKPCVPMPFELYDPTTNSWDPLTPVPHFAFIPQSSLARRELTGYAVWGSCILLSLWYPSMKFKPAHFVPVVFNAELGTWHQVNFNQKQRIQRFPFRGKAAVVGDTIYAFGVNQGKFISFSIKKSGSEEDGTLIYSLTTPYELEGLKIIQSAKYRDYEPKEAMLTTTKGIQQERNRIKDSSQEVDCDILLFEPKEESLTNEKVDIQNETSTVKCSPCKVKCSKLDFELGGESATKIKGETNETINSPGKVDSNSRDFEPKESVINSKKARSLKRKVKRLEKKRTKGASYIFSLVKHQVSTSKLYGRGRTYVPIASLIILFIGLLYGFFFLPETREARFLLGKGLGI from the exons ATGGATGACCAGATTAGATCTGTATATTTGACGCTGCATTATTCTGACACTAACGGCGTAGGTGGGTTATTACATGAAATACAAATTCGCAAAGATGGAAAAGTTATCACTAAATCTACAGAAGATAAGCCTGAACCCCCTTCAAGGAAGTTGTTTGATGAAACAGAAATATCATGGGTTCCTTTAGTGTTCTGTGAGAGAATTGCCTCCAAGTTATACATACTTGCAGGTGAACGATACAGAGCAGCAGAAGCTGGGGCAAAAGTAGCATATATTTTCGATCCAAAGGCATCTGGAGACTTAGTTAAATTCAATCGGCCTTATATATTCGCGACATTTCCAAATATTATTGCAGCGCATGGCAGGCTTTATCATCTGGCAACTTTGTTAGCCCACAAACCGTGTGTGCCCATGCCCTTTGAGCTATATGATCCCACCACCAACTCTTGGGATCCTTTAACTCCTGTACCTCATTTTGCATTCATCCCACAATCTTCACTAGCTCGCAGGGAGTTGACTGGTTATGCTGTTTGGGGCAGCTGTATTTTGCTTTCATTATGGTACCCTTCCATGAAGTTCAAACCAGCACATTTCGTACCAGTAGTTTTCAATGCAGAATTGGGAACATGGCATCAagtcaatttcaatcaaaaacaACGGATACAACGTTTTCCTTTCCGTGGGAAGGCCGCTGTTGTAGGGGACACTATATATGCCTTTGGTGTTAATCAGGGAAAGTTTATATCATTCTCTATTAAGAAGTCTGGTTCAGAGGAGGATGGTACTCTGATTTACTCTCTAACAACACCTTACGAGTTGGAAGGCTTGAAGATTATTCAAAGTGCAAAATATAG AGATTATGAACCCAAAGAAGCCATGTTAACTACGACAAAG GGCATCCAACAAGAGAGAAACAGGATAAAGGACAGCTCTCAGGAGGTTGACTGTGACATTCT ACTTTTTGAACCAAAAGAAGAGAGTTTGACAAATGAGAAG GTTGACATCCAAAACGAGACGAGCACGGTAAAATGCAGCCCTTGCAAGGTTAAGTGCTCGAAGCT AGATTTTGAACTCGGAGGAGAGAGTGCGACTAAGATAAAG GGGGAGACAAATGAGACAATAAACAGCCCCGGCAAGGTTGACTCAAACTCACG GGATTTTGAACCCAAAGAGAGTGTGATTAACAGTAAAAAAGCGAGAAGCCTTAAGAGAAAGGTTAAACGCTTAGAGAAAAAG AGAACTAAAGGAGCCTCCTACATTTTCTCCCTTGTCAAACATCAGGTATCTACATCGAAATTGTACGGAAGAGGCAGAACATACGTCCCCATTGCTAGTCTCATCATCCTTTTCATTGGTTTGCTCTATGGATTCTTTTTTCTTCCAGAAACTCGTGAAGCGCGTTTCCTTCTTGGAAAAGGATTAGGAATTTGA
- the LOC112186952 gene encoding uncharacterized protein LOC112186952 isoform X3 produces MDDQIRSVYLTLHYHYTKGVGGLLHEIKIRKDGKVITKSTEDKPEPPSRKLFDETELPRVPFIRCERMASMLYIYAGQHVRVTEAGAKVGYIFDAKAPGDLVKFDPPYIYASDPKIMAAHGRLYHLASLLAEKPWMPMPFELYDPTTNSWDPLTPAPNFAFLPQSSLACSRELTGYAVWASCILLSLWYPSMNFKQKHFVPVVFNAELGTWHEVKFDQEQWIQRFPFFGKAAVVGDTIYAFGADKGKFISFSIKKSGSEEDGTLIYSLTTPYELEGLKIIQSAKYRYYSSITECWAPLGDLEFCLVQTMDYWTNRYQPLFITTFKIIHKEGKNSRIETIHSTLQFVSTKGYGQFWITFGYCPDYEPKEAMLTTTKDIRKERNRIKDSSQEVDSDIQLFEPKEESSTNEKVDIQNETSTVKCSPCKVECLKLDFELGGESATKIKGETNEIKNSSGKVDSSSRKKARSLKRKVKRSEKKRTKRDSYIVSLVKRQVSTVKSYGRRAYVPIVCLIILFIGLLYGLFSLPENREALFFLGKGTGI; encoded by the exons ATGGATGACCAGATTAGATCTGTATATTTGACGCTGCATTATCATTACACTAAAGGCGTAGGTGGGTTATTACATGAAATAAAAATTCGCAAAGATGGAAAAGTTATCACTAAATCTACAGAAGATAAGCCTGAACCCCCTTCAAGGAAGTTGTTTGATGAAACAGAACTCCCACGGGTTCCTTTCATTCGCTGTGAGAGAATGGCCTCCATGTTATACATATATGCAGGTCAACACGTCAGAGTAACAGAAGCTGGGGCAAAAGTAGGATATATTTTTGATGCAAAGGCACCTGGAGACTTGGTTAAATTCGATCCGCCTTATATATACGCGTCAGATCCAAAGATTATGGCAGCGCATGGCAGGCTTTATCATCTGGCATCTTTGTTAGCCGAAAAACCGTGGATGCCCATGCCCTTTGAGCTATATGATCCCACCACCAACTCTTGGGATCCTTTAACTCCTGCACCTAATTTTGCATTCCTCCCACAATCTTCACTAGCTTGCAGCAGGGAGTTAACTGGTTATGCTGTTTGGGCCAGCTGTATTTTGCTTTCATTATGGTACCCTTCCATGAACTTCAAACAAAAACATTTCGTACCAGTAGTTTTCAATGCAGAATTGGGAACATGGCATGAAGTAAAATTCGATCAAGAACAATGGATACAACGTTTTCCTTTCTTTGGGAAGGCCGCTGTTGTAGGGGACACTATATATGCCTTTGGTGCTGATAAGGGAAAGTTTATATCATTCTCTATTAAGAAGTCTGGTTCAGAGGAGGATGGTACTCTTATTTACTCTCTAACAACACCTTACGAGTTGGAAGGCTTGAAGATTATTCAAAGTGCAAAATATAGGTATTATTCTAGCATAACAGAGTGTTGGGCTCCTTTGGGTGACTTGGAGTTTTGTTTAGTCCAGACTATGGACTACTGGACTAATAGGTATCAACCTCTTTTTATCACCACGTTCAAAATCATCCATAAAGAAGGGAAGAATAGCCGTATTGAGACCATACATTCTACTCTCCAGTTTGTGAGTACTAAAGGTTATGGTCAATTCTGGATTACATTTGGCTACTGTCC AGATTATGAACCCAAAGAAGCCATGTTAACTACGACAAAG GACATCAGAAAAGAGAGAAACAGGATAAAGGACAGCTCTCAGGAGGTTGACTCTGACATTCA ACTTTTTGAACCAAAAGAAGAGAGTTCGACAAATGAGAAG GTTGACATCCAAAACGAGACGAGCACGGTAAAATGCAGCCCTTGCAAGGTCGAGTGCTTGAAGCT AGATTTTGAACTCGGAGGAGAGAGTGCAACTAAGATAAAG GGGGAGACAAATGAGATAAAAAACAGCTCCGGCAAGGTTGACTCAAGCTCACG GAAAAAAGCGAGAAGCCTTAAAAGAAAGGTTAAACGCTCAGAGAAAAAG AGAACTAAAAGAGACTCCTACATTGTCTCTCTTGTCAAGCGTCAAGTGTCTACAGTTAAATCGTACGGAAGAAGAGCATACGTCCCCATTGTCTGTCTCATCATCCTTTTCATTGGTTTGCTCTATGGATTATTTTCTCTTCCAGAAAACCGGGAAGCCCTATTCTTTCTTGGGAAAGGGACAGGAATTTGA
- the LOC112186952 gene encoding uncharacterized protein LOC112186952 isoform X1 codes for MDDQIRSVYLTLHYHYTKGVGGLLHEIKIRKDGKVITKSTEDKPEPPSRKLFDETELPRVPFIRCERMASMLYIYAGQHVRVTEAGAKVGYIFDAKAPGDLVKFDPPYIYASDPKIMAAHGRLYHLASLLAEKPWMPMPFELYDPTTNSWDPLTPAPNFAFLPQSSLACSRELTGYAVWASCILLSLWYPSMNFKQKHFVPVVFNAELGTWHEVKFDQEQWIQRFPFFGKAAVVGDTIYAFGADKGKFISFSIKKSGSEEDGTLIYSLTTPYELEGLKIIQSAKYRYYSSITECWAPLGDLEFCLVQTMDYWTNRYQPLFITTFKIIHKEGKNSRIETIHSTLQFVSTKGYGQFWITFGYCPDYEPKEAMLTTTKDIRKERNRIKDSSQEVDSDIQLFEPKEESSTNEKVDIQNETSTVKCSPCKVECLKLDFELGGESATKIKGETNEIKNSSGKVDSSSRDFEPRVCVIDRKKARSLKRKVKRSEKKRTKRDSYIVSLVKRQVSTVKSYGRRAYVPIVCLIILFIGLLYGLFSLPENREALFFLGKGTGI; via the exons ATGGATGACCAGATTAGATCTGTATATTTGACGCTGCATTATCATTACACTAAAGGCGTAGGTGGGTTATTACATGAAATAAAAATTCGCAAAGATGGAAAAGTTATCACTAAATCTACAGAAGATAAGCCTGAACCCCCTTCAAGGAAGTTGTTTGATGAAACAGAACTCCCACGGGTTCCTTTCATTCGCTGTGAGAGAATGGCCTCCATGTTATACATATATGCAGGTCAACACGTCAGAGTAACAGAAGCTGGGGCAAAAGTAGGATATATTTTTGATGCAAAGGCACCTGGAGACTTGGTTAAATTCGATCCGCCTTATATATACGCGTCAGATCCAAAGATTATGGCAGCGCATGGCAGGCTTTATCATCTGGCATCTTTGTTAGCCGAAAAACCGTGGATGCCCATGCCCTTTGAGCTATATGATCCCACCACCAACTCTTGGGATCCTTTAACTCCTGCACCTAATTTTGCATTCCTCCCACAATCTTCACTAGCTTGCAGCAGGGAGTTAACTGGTTATGCTGTTTGGGCCAGCTGTATTTTGCTTTCATTATGGTACCCTTCCATGAACTTCAAACAAAAACATTTCGTACCAGTAGTTTTCAATGCAGAATTGGGAACATGGCATGAAGTAAAATTCGATCAAGAACAATGGATACAACGTTTTCCTTTCTTTGGGAAGGCCGCTGTTGTAGGGGACACTATATATGCCTTTGGTGCTGATAAGGGAAAGTTTATATCATTCTCTATTAAGAAGTCTGGTTCAGAGGAGGATGGTACTCTTATTTACTCTCTAACAACACCTTACGAGTTGGAAGGCTTGAAGATTATTCAAAGTGCAAAATATAGGTATTATTCTAGCATAACAGAGTGTTGGGCTCCTTTGGGTGACTTGGAGTTTTGTTTAGTCCAGACTATGGACTACTGGACTAATAGGTATCAACCTCTTTTTATCACCACGTTCAAAATCATCCATAAAGAAGGGAAGAATAGCCGTATTGAGACCATACATTCTACTCTCCAGTTTGTGAGTACTAAAGGTTATGGTCAATTCTGGATTACATTTGGCTACTGTCC AGATTATGAACCCAAAGAAGCCATGTTAACTACGACAAAG GACATCAGAAAAGAGAGAAACAGGATAAAGGACAGCTCTCAGGAGGTTGACTCTGACATTCA ACTTTTTGAACCAAAAGAAGAGAGTTCGACAAATGAGAAG GTTGACATCCAAAACGAGACGAGCACGGTAAAATGCAGCCCTTGCAAGGTCGAGTGCTTGAAGCT AGATTTTGAACTCGGAGGAGAGAGTGCAACTAAGATAAAG GGGGAGACAAATGAGATAAAAAACAGCTCCGGCAAGGTTGACTCAAGCTCACG GGATTTTGAACCCAGAGTTTGTGTGATTGACAGGAAAAAAGCGAGAAGCCTTAAAAGAAAGGTTAAACGCTCAGAGAAAAAG AGAACTAAAAGAGACTCCTACATTGTCTCTCTTGTCAAGCGTCAAGTGTCTACAGTTAAATCGTACGGAAGAAGAGCATACGTCCCCATTGTCTGTCTCATCATCCTTTTCATTGGTTTGCTCTATGGATTATTTTCTCTTCCAGAAAACCGGGAAGCCCTATTCTTTCTTGGGAAAGGGACAGGAATTTGA
- the LOC112186952 gene encoding uncharacterized protein LOC112186952 isoform X2, giving the protein MDDQIRSVYLTLHYHYTKGVGGLLHEIKIRKDGKVITKSTEDKPEPPSRKLFDETELPRVPFIRCERMASMLYIYAGQHVRVTEAGAKVGYIFDAKAPGDLVKFDPPYIYASDPKIMAAHGRLYHLASLLAEKPWMPMPFELYDPTTNSWDPLTPAPNFAFLPQSSLACSRELTGYAVWASCILLSLWYPSMNFKQKHFVPVVFNAELGTWHEVKFDQEQWIQRFPFFGKAAVVGDTIYAFGADKGKFISFSIKKSGSEEDGTLIYSLTTPYELEGLKIIQSAKYRYYSSITECWAPLGDLEFCLVQTMDYWTNRYQPLFITTFKIIHKEGKNSRIETIHSTLQFVSTKGYGQFWITFGYCPDYEPKEAMLTTTKDIRKERNRIKDSSQEVDSDIQLFEPKEESSTNEKVDIQNETSTVKCSPCKVECLKLDFELGGESATKIKGETNEIKNSSGKVDSSSRVCVIDRKKARSLKRKVKRSEKKRTKRDSYIVSLVKRQVSTVKSYGRRAYVPIVCLIILFIGLLYGLFSLPENREALFFLGKGTGI; this is encoded by the exons ATGGATGACCAGATTAGATCTGTATATTTGACGCTGCATTATCATTACACTAAAGGCGTAGGTGGGTTATTACATGAAATAAAAATTCGCAAAGATGGAAAAGTTATCACTAAATCTACAGAAGATAAGCCTGAACCCCCTTCAAGGAAGTTGTTTGATGAAACAGAACTCCCACGGGTTCCTTTCATTCGCTGTGAGAGAATGGCCTCCATGTTATACATATATGCAGGTCAACACGTCAGAGTAACAGAAGCTGGGGCAAAAGTAGGATATATTTTTGATGCAAAGGCACCTGGAGACTTGGTTAAATTCGATCCGCCTTATATATACGCGTCAGATCCAAAGATTATGGCAGCGCATGGCAGGCTTTATCATCTGGCATCTTTGTTAGCCGAAAAACCGTGGATGCCCATGCCCTTTGAGCTATATGATCCCACCACCAACTCTTGGGATCCTTTAACTCCTGCACCTAATTTTGCATTCCTCCCACAATCTTCACTAGCTTGCAGCAGGGAGTTAACTGGTTATGCTGTTTGGGCCAGCTGTATTTTGCTTTCATTATGGTACCCTTCCATGAACTTCAAACAAAAACATTTCGTACCAGTAGTTTTCAATGCAGAATTGGGAACATGGCATGAAGTAAAATTCGATCAAGAACAATGGATACAACGTTTTCCTTTCTTTGGGAAGGCCGCTGTTGTAGGGGACACTATATATGCCTTTGGTGCTGATAAGGGAAAGTTTATATCATTCTCTATTAAGAAGTCTGGTTCAGAGGAGGATGGTACTCTTATTTACTCTCTAACAACACCTTACGAGTTGGAAGGCTTGAAGATTATTCAAAGTGCAAAATATAGGTATTATTCTAGCATAACAGAGTGTTGGGCTCCTTTGGGTGACTTGGAGTTTTGTTTAGTCCAGACTATGGACTACTGGACTAATAGGTATCAACCTCTTTTTATCACCACGTTCAAAATCATCCATAAAGAAGGGAAGAATAGCCGTATTGAGACCATACATTCTACTCTCCAGTTTGTGAGTACTAAAGGTTATGGTCAATTCTGGATTACATTTGGCTACTGTCC AGATTATGAACCCAAAGAAGCCATGTTAACTACGACAAAG GACATCAGAAAAGAGAGAAACAGGATAAAGGACAGCTCTCAGGAGGTTGACTCTGACATTCA ACTTTTTGAACCAAAAGAAGAGAGTTCGACAAATGAGAAG GTTGACATCCAAAACGAGACGAGCACGGTAAAATGCAGCCCTTGCAAGGTCGAGTGCTTGAAGCT AGATTTTGAACTCGGAGGAGAGAGTGCAACTAAGATAAAG GGGGAGACAAATGAGATAAAAAACAGCTCCGGCAAGGTTGACTCAAGCTCACG AGTTTGTGTGATTGACAGGAAAAAAGCGAGAAGCCTTAAAAGAAAGGTTAAACGCTCAGAGAAAAAG AGAACTAAAAGAGACTCCTACATTGTCTCTCTTGTCAAGCGTCAAGTGTCTACAGTTAAATCGTACGGAAGAAGAGCATACGTCCCCATTGTCTGTCTCATCATCCTTTTCATTGGTTTGCTCTATGGATTATTTTCTCTTCCAGAAAACCGGGAAGCCCTATTCTTTCTTGGGAAAGGGACAGGAATTTGA
- the LOC112186951 gene encoding uncharacterized protein LOC112186951 isoform X1, giving the protein MDDQIRSVYLTLHYSDTNGVGGLLHEIQIRKDGKVITKSTEDKPEPPSRKLFDETEISWVPLVFCERIASKLYILAGERYRAAEAGAKVAYIFDPKASGDLVKFNRPYIFATFPNIIAAHGRLYHLATLLAHKPCVPMPFELYDPTTNSWDPLTPVPHFAFIPQSSLARRELTGYAVWGSCILLSLWYPSMKFKPAHFVPVVFNAELGTWHQVNFNQKQRIQRFPFRGKAAVVGDTIYAFGVNQGKFISFSIKKSGSEEDGTLIYSLTTPYELEGLKIIQSAKYRYYSSITECWAPLGYLDFCLVQTMSYGANRYQPLFITTFKIIHKEGWKSHIETIHSTLQFVSSKGYGQFWIIFGYRPDYEPKEAMLTTTKGIQQERNRIKDSSQEVDCDILLFEPKEESLTNEKVDIQNETSTVKCSPCKVKCSKLDFELGGESATKIKGETNETINSPGKVDSNSRDFEPKESVINSKKARSLKRKVKRLEKKRTKGASYIFSLVKHQVSTSKLYGRGRTYVPIASLIILFIGLLYGFFFLPETREARFLLGKGLGI; this is encoded by the exons ATGGATGACCAGATTAGATCTGTATATTTGACGCTGCATTATTCTGACACTAACGGCGTAGGTGGGTTATTACATGAAATACAAATTCGCAAAGATGGAAAAGTTATCACTAAATCTACAGAAGATAAGCCTGAACCCCCTTCAAGGAAGTTGTTTGATGAAACAGAAATATCATGGGTTCCTTTAGTGTTCTGTGAGAGAATTGCCTCCAAGTTATACATACTTGCAGGTGAACGATACAGAGCAGCAGAAGCTGGGGCAAAAGTAGCATATATTTTCGATCCAAAGGCATCTGGAGACTTAGTTAAATTCAATCGGCCTTATATATTCGCGACATTTCCAAATATTATTGCAGCGCATGGCAGGCTTTATCATCTGGCAACTTTGTTAGCCCACAAACCGTGTGTGCCCATGCCCTTTGAGCTATATGATCCCACCACCAACTCTTGGGATCCTTTAACTCCTGTACCTCATTTTGCATTCATCCCACAATCTTCACTAGCTCGCAGGGAGTTGACTGGTTATGCTGTTTGGGGCAGCTGTATTTTGCTTTCATTATGGTACCCTTCCATGAAGTTCAAACCAGCACATTTCGTACCAGTAGTTTTCAATGCAGAATTGGGAACATGGCATCAagtcaatttcaatcaaaaacaACGGATACAACGTTTTCCTTTCCGTGGGAAGGCCGCTGTTGTAGGGGACACTATATATGCCTTTGGTGTTAATCAGGGAAAGTTTATATCATTCTCTATTAAGAAGTCTGGTTCAGAGGAGGATGGTACTCTGATTTACTCTCTAACAACACCTTACGAGTTGGAAGGCTTGAAGATTATTCAAAGTGCAAAATATAGGTATTATTCTAGCATAACAGAGTGTTGGGCTCCTTTGGGTTACTTGGATTTTTGTTTAGTCCAGACTATGAGCTATGGGGCTAATAGGTATCAACCTCTTTTTATCACCACGTTCAAAATCATCCATAAAGAAGGGTGGAAGAGCCATATTGAGACTATACATTCTACTCTCCAGTTTGTGAGCTCTAAAGGTTATGGTCAATTCTGGATTATATTTGGCTACCGTCC AGATTATGAACCCAAAGAAGCCATGTTAACTACGACAAAG GGCATCCAACAAGAGAGAAACAGGATAAAGGACAGCTCTCAGGAGGTTGACTGTGACATTCT ACTTTTTGAACCAAAAGAAGAGAGTTTGACAAATGAGAAG GTTGACATCCAAAACGAGACGAGCACGGTAAAATGCAGCCCTTGCAAGGTTAAGTGCTCGAAGCT AGATTTTGAACTCGGAGGAGAGAGTGCGACTAAGATAAAG GGGGAGACAAATGAGACAATAAACAGCCCCGGCAAGGTTGACTCAAACTCACG GGATTTTGAACCCAAAGAGAGTGTGATTAACAGTAAAAAAGCGAGAAGCCTTAAGAGAAAGGTTAAACGCTTAGAGAAAAAG AGAACTAAAGGAGCCTCCTACATTTTCTCCCTTGTCAAACATCAGGTATCTACATCGAAATTGTACGGAAGAGGCAGAACATACGTCCCCATTGCTAGTCTCATCATCCTTTTCATTGGTTTGCTCTATGGATTCTTTTTTCTTCCAGAAACTCGTGAAGCGCGTTTCCTTCTTGGAAAAGGATTAGGAATTTGA